In the genome of Leptotrichia sp. HSP-536, the window AAAAATTGTAGAAGCAATTAGAAAAGTAAAAAATAAACAATAAACATAGTAAAATAATATAAAAAAGAAAATAATGTAGAAAGGAAAAAGCTATGGAAAATAACGAGTTAAGAGCTACTCCTGCAGCACGTAAATTAGCACAGCAGATGGGACTTGATCTTTTTCTTGTAAAAGGCAGTGGAGCAAATGGACGTATTCATAAGGAAGATGTGGAAACATTTAAATTTGAAAAACAAATAAGAATATCGCCACTTGCTAGAAAAATAGCATTAGATCATAACATTGAACTTGAAAATGTTGTTGGAACAGGGCATAATGGGAAAATAATGCGGGATGATATTTTGAAATTGATTGCTAAGCCGCAGGAAACAGAAGACTTGGCAAGACATGAAAAGGCTGTTGTTGCAGAAGAAAAAGCAGTTGCACAGCAAGATATAGAGATCGTGCCAATGACGGCAATGAGAAAAGTTATTTCAAAACGTATGACAGAAAGTTACCTGACTGCACCTACGTTTGCACTTAATTATGAAATTGACATGACAGAAGCTATTGCATTAAGAAAGAAAATACTTGATACAATTTTGGAAAGTACAGGAAAGAAAATTACAATAACAGACATTATTTCGTTTGCAGTAATCAAAACTTTATTGAAGCATAAATTTGTAAATTCAAGTCTATCGGAAGACGGAACACAAATTATTCTGCATAATTATGTAAACTTGGCGATTGCAGTAGGATTTGACGGTGGACTTCTTGTGCCTGTTGTAAAAGGTGCGGATAAAATGACGCTTAGCGAACTAGTTGTTGAATCTAAGAAAATAGTCAAAAAAGCGCTAGATATGAAGCTGACACCTGATGAGCAAAGTGGAAGCACATTTACAATCAGTAATCTTGGAATGTTTGGAGTGCAAAGCTTTAATCCAATAATAAATCAGCCAAATTCATCAATTTTAGGAGTTTCTTCCACAGTTGAAAAGCCAGTTGTTGTAAATGGCGAAATTACAGTTCGTCCAATGATGACTTTGACGCTTACAATTGATCACAGAGTGGTAGATGGACTTGCGGGAGCTAAATTTATGCAGGACTTGAAAAATGCTTTGGAAAATCCAATCGCTTTGTTAATTTAATATTTTAAAATTTTTATTATATTTTTCAAAGTTATAAAAAATAAAATAAGAAAACAAATAAACTTTTTATGATACTTATTATTAAATAGTAATAACAAGGATTTTTAATTCATTGTAAAAAATTATATAAGGAGGAAAATAAATGGCTACTGAAGTAATAATGCCTAAAGCTGGAATTGATTAAAAATATGGTCATATGCTCGTGTCATAAAAAATGAGTTAGACCTTTAGTATAGTCAGCATATATAGAAATATGTATGTAGCGGTAACAATAAAAAAGTTATCCAATACTGCTCGAATTGCTGGAAACCCCTAAAGCTAGTATAACTACAACATAATATCTAGTTAGATATAAGTGTGAAAGTGTCGAAAGAAGAAAAAATATACTAGATGGCATAAGGTTAAATCCTAAGTGCTATGGTAATGGGCAATCAGCAGCCAAGACCGAAAGGTAAGGTTCAACGACTATTCCTCCTGAGGGAAGTACACCAAAGCTGGTGGAAGTGGGCAGACCCAAACAGATAGAGCTGTGGGATAAGATATAGTCTGTGCTTATGCGAAAGTATAAGAAGTTCATAGGAGAACTGCACAAAAAGTAGCGAATTTGTGTGAACGACAACCTCTAAAACGACTAAAGTTTCAGGTTCATATATTTTACTTTTTCCTTTGTTTTGAATGTAAAAAATGATATAATATATTCAAAATCAAAGGAGGTGAAATCACTTGGAAAAAGCGTATAAATTTAGATTTTATCCAACTAAAATACAAATAGAGAAGTTAAGTAAAACTTTTGGATGT includes:
- a CDS encoding dihydrolipoamide acetyltransferase, which encodes MENNELRATPAARKLAQQMGLDLFLVKGSGANGRIHKEDVETFKFEKQIRISPLARKIALDHNIELENVVGTGHNGKIMRDDILKLIAKPQETEDLARHEKAVVAEEKAVAQQDIEIVPMTAMRKVISKRMTESYLTAPTFALNYEIDMTEAIALRKKILDTILESTGKKITITDIISFAVIKTLLKHKFVNSSLSEDGTQIILHNYVNLAIAVGFDGGLLVPVVKGADKMTLSELVVESKKIVKKALDMKLTPDEQSGSTFTISNLGMFGVQSFNPIINQPNSSILGVSSTVEKPVVVNGEITVRPMMTLTLTIDHRVVDGLAGAKFMQDLKNALENPIALLI